One genomic window of Misgurnus anguillicaudatus chromosome 12, ASM2758022v2, whole genome shotgun sequence includes the following:
- the smyd4 gene encoding SET and MYND domain-containing protein 4 — MDLPCPQWVRHVEQKWTELGSEGRERFSFLKDINDIFNNALSLIHQEDLNTLSKISNKYSVKKSPECASEFREQGNLSFKVKDYTVAALYYTKGICHADKNTEQLSLCYANRSATLFYQSCYKECLEDIQHALEAGYPSHLRDKLITRQTACLNHLSNTPAPKNPPPPNQKRSDPNTLTSHGVSVYFSPEKGRYLLAAENKPAGEVVLVDEAYCCVLIPGIKINPETQKARKPAFDTEDRHCHHCLSQTLNFTPCTNCSYARYCGERCQKEAWRLWHQWECTVGAELLVLGVLEHLALRVALRAGLKEVQRAKESSARSVLYKADSPIKLNFEGQCTKSSGHTDCYHGSSYLGVYSLLPHVDKHSPSLRFLLAVTTAVLYKKLQDGPPPVMWASHEDDEGTWMPEMSMLGATALRHVMQLRCNAQAVTAIKVKEESYTSVQSSKEIRIATAIFPVLSLLNHSCNSNTSISFTTGFEADQLTQLSGSQGEGDKTFHCGVKVTVRASKDITAGQEIQHCYGPHCSRMGVKERQRLLLDQYYFSCECAACQREQTENVTNAGVNTVPGLKCVKCGHSLQSQMESYVCSRPSCGHQITSAEVQKRIQGLQNLLDQAFNLLERDRSHDALRVLQSALSQADLILTETHPVQGELADASARAYATISEWNQAASYLKRSIVAITAQFGEDSIELGRQLFKLAQLHFNGGDRGAALSVIPGARRLLSLHCGPQCEELQELQEMERCLQ, encoded by the exons ATGGATCTGCCATGTCCACAGTGGGTTCGGCATGTTGAACAGAAGTGGACGGAACTGGGTTCTGAAGGAAGGGAGCGATTCTCTTTCCTAAAAGATATAAATGACATATTCAACAACGCACTGTCACTTATACA CCAAGAGGACCTCAACACTTTATCTAAAATCTCTAATAAGTACTCTGTTAAAAAGTCTCCTGAGTGCGCATCTGAGTTTAGAGAGCAAGGTAACCTCAGTTTTAAGGTGAAGGATTACACGGTGGCAGCACTTTATTATACTAAG GGCATTTGCCATGCTGATAAGAATACAGAACAGCTGTCATTGTGCTACGCAAACCGATCTGCCACCCTCTTTTATCAAAGCTGTTATAAA GAATGCCTAGAGGACATCCAGCATGCCTTGGAGGCCGGCTACCCAAGCCACCTGCGGGACAAACTGATCACTAGGCAGACCGCTTGCCTGAATCACCTTAGCAACACTCCAGCCCCCAAAAATCCACCACCACCAAACCAGAAAAGAAGTGATCCTAATACCCTCACATCACATGGCGTGTCTGTTTATTTCAGCCCTGAGAAAGGTCGATACCTGTTGGCCGCGGAAAATAAACCAGCCGGTGAGGTGGTGCTGGTGGACGAGGCTTACTGCTGTGTTCTTATTCCAGGTATTAAAATCAACCCAGAAACCCAAAAGGCAAGAAAGCCGGCGTTTGACACTGAAGACAGACATTGTCATCACTGCCTAAGCCAAACATTAAACTTTACACCCTGTACGAACTGCAGTTACGCTCGGTACTGTGGAGAAAGGTGCCAAAAAGAGGCTTGGCGTCTCTGGCACCAATGGGAGTGCACTGTTGGAGCAGAACTGTTGGTCTTAGGTGTTCTGGAACATCTTGCACTAAGGGTCGCCCTGAGAGCTGGGCTAAAGGAAGTCCAAAGGGCAAAGGAAAGTTCTGCCAGATCTGTCCTTTATAAAGCCGATTCACCAATAAAATTGAACTTTGAAGGCCAGTGTACCAAAAGCTCGGGTCATACAGACTGTTATCATGGCAGCTCATATCTAGGTGTCTATAGTCTTTTACCACACGTGGATAAACACTCACCCAGCTTACGCTTTTTGCTGGCAGTCACCACAGCAGTGCTTTATAAGAAGCTGCAAGATGGACCTCCACCAGTCATGTGGGCATCTCACGAGGATGATGAAGGAACCTGGATGCCTGAGATGAGCATGCTGGGAGCCACAGCACTGAGACATGTGATGCAGCTCAGGTGTAATGCACAAGCAGTCACTGCTATTAAAGTTAAAG AAGAGAGTTACACATCTGTTCAGTCCAGCAAGGAAATCCGCATCGCCACTGCGATCTTTCCTGTCCTTAGCTTGCTTAACCACTCCTGCAATTCAAACACCAGCATCTCCTTTACCACCGGCTTTGAGGCCGACCAGCTCACTCAGTTATCTGGTTCACAGGGTGAAGGCGACAAGACATTTCATTGCGGTGTGAAAGTCACTGTTCGTGCTTCAAAAGACATCACAGCGGGACAGGAGATTCAGCACTGTTACG GCCCTCACTGTAGCAGAATGGGAGTAAAAGAGCGACAGCGCCTCCTGCTGGACCAGTACTATTTCTCCTGCGAGTGTGCTGCTTGTCAGAGAGAGCAGACAGAAAATGTAACCAATGCAGGCGTAAACACAGTGCCGGGGCTAAAGTGTGTGAAATGTGGACATTCTCTACAG TCCCAGATGGAAAGTTACGTGTGCTCTCGGCCATCCTGCGGTCATCAGATCACCAGCGCTGAAGTCCAGAAGAGAATTCAGGGCTTGCAAAACTTGCTTGACCAAGCTTTTAATCTTCTGGAGAGAGACAGATCAC ACGATGCCCTAAGGGTCCTTCAATCGGCCTTGTCTCAGGCAGACCTCATTTTGACAGAGACTCATCCGGTACAAGGAGAATTGGCAGATGCATCAGCCCGTGCATATGCAACCATCA GTGAGTGGAATCAAGCTGCATCCTATCTCAAGCGCAGCATCGTTGCCATAACAGCCCAATTCGGAGAGGACAGTATTGAACTAGGACGGCAGCTTTTTAAACTGGCACAGCTGCATTTTAATGG TGGAGATCGTGGAGCAGCTCTATCCGTCATCCCCGGGGCCCGCAGACTCCTCTCTCTCCACTGTGGCCCTCAATGTGAAGAGCTACAAGAATTACAAGAAATGGAGCGCTGCCTACAGTGA